The genome window TTTAGTTTTTTTGCCCAGATAAGATAATGAGTGAGTAGTATGCCTTAGCCTgaaatagacccccccccccaagaccAAAACTTGAAAAGGAACACAATCTTTGTTGTACCACCTGCTGTGAGGCTGTTTCTTGGCATAATTGATGAGTCCTGAGGTTAAGGATGAAAGTAGAACCCCCTAGTTTCCTGTTCCTGGATCCATCCTTTCATTTGAGACCGGTGACATATGGGCCTGCAGCTGTATCTGTCTATTTTAACACCCACCACATTCCTGGAGGTTATTATCCCTTCTTTGAGATTTTGAAATAGTTTTATTTGTCGTTTGCAGTAGTtaagattatatatattttttaatgcaaAGAACATGCTCCTGCATGGGAAGTGAAAAAGAAGTGATATATGCAGGCCTActccagggcctgtattcataatgTGTTTCAGAGAAGGAgtactgatttaggatcagtttagccttttttaACATAATTTGTATGATTGCATGAACAGGGGGCACCTAGATTGCTTCACGAATACAGGGCCTGGTTCATTTGAAAGATTACATCCTGAGGCATTATAATCAGTAGAAAAACAGACTGCAGACTCACacaaagaccacacacacacacacacacacacacacacacacacacacacacacacacacacacacacacacacacacacacacacacacacacacacacacacacacacacacacacacacacacacacacacacacacacaccgctcctATTGTTTTCCACACAGTGTCAGGAAGTTGTCCACATATCCGCAGTGCTTCTGAAaaataattagagagagagaggtgggtggtaGCAGCACTGGAAGTTGGGGTGTACCACTTTAGATATAAACTGTTCATATGGTCCCATTGCGAACGTGGTCAGGAGCGCAGTGAGACAGTAAGTTCTCCAGAAGAGACCCAGAGAGATACCCCACAACACTGTAGCGGAGTACAGTCCTGCCGGACCTGCCATAGCTGGACTAAGACATTGGACCTAGTAACCGCACTGGTACAGCTGggaggatagtgagagagagtagGCTACTGCCGTCTCCATCCTCTCTGGGACCTGCCTGCCTTAATGATGCTGGTGCTGTGGACAGCTGTTCTGTTGGGTTTGAGCAGGTGCTGTCAAGGTGAGTCCATCTTCCAGCTATTATCTTGTTGATATGATGTTCGATACCTGTGAGAGTGAGGTAAAGTCTCTACTAGGTAATCGACTAAAGAGAGGAAGTCCTACATGGTACTTCCTAGCAACCCTGAGGAAtacacagtgatgccgaaacgttgataaatacccattaaattgatgggagtttatacatggagtgtgcgactttctttattttgaaaCCCAGGAACAAAACAtacttattttttttacattgatgTTCTCACTTCTATGTTTTATAGATTTCTGAGGATATATCGTTAGGAGAAAATACTATGACGTACTTGACATATACTGCTCTCACATCCTTTCATCATCACTTTATAAGATGCTGCATGAATGTGTCACTGATTTAAAGATATGACTGACCAAAAAGTGCTTTGCTTGCATAAGAGTCAAAGTTTGTACTGTAATTCCTTAAATGTTCACTGCTATACAGTACACCATGTCTAATCCCAACTCTCCTGTGCTATAATTGTATTGTCCCTCACACACCTGCCAAGCCTCTCCATTgtcccattccattccattcctcaTCGCCAGGGTGGCGACCTCCGACCTTCATCCAGTTCCAGCCCACTCCATTTCCTGTTGCTATTCGCCTATCCTGGAAACTTCCTGTTTGTGTCAGGCCTCCTATTTCCCGTTTCATGGTTCATGCCAAGGACACACCTTTCATAGCCTGCCTGGCTGGCACGGTACCAAGCATTGTTAACAATGAATGCTTGGTGGTGATAGATACACCTAGGCCTATACAATACACAGCTTGAAAATATAGGTCAAAGCACAGGTTCTTGCTtgatacagtaatacagtattgTAATTAATAGATGCTTTTATCTAAAGTGATTCAGTTTAAGTTAGTATATTTGTATTAAGTGGGAATccaacatttgtgtgtgtgtgtgtgtgtgtgtgtgtgtgtgtgtgtgtgtgtgtgtgtgtgtgtgtgtgtgtgtgtgtgtgtgtgtgtgtgtgtgtgtgtgtgtgtgtgtgtgtgtgtgtgtgtgtgtgtgtgtgtgtgtgtgtgtgtgtgtgtgtgtgtgattcctcCCCAAGTAGCAGCAGCGTCTCCTGGTGGTGACCCCTGGGCCCAGTGTCCGTCCAGACAGTGTGAGGCCAAGTTTAGAGATGGGTCATGTGATAAAGAGTGCACCGAGCCCGAGTGTCTGAGAGACGGGTTCGACTGTCTGAGGGACAAAGGACGCTGCTAGTAAGACACTGTAGCAGCAGGGAGATCTGAGCTGCATTTCATTCCAGGAAGATGTTCCATCCTCTCTTCCATTTGTTCACTCTCCTTCATGGATCTGACAGGACTGGATATGTGAAAGCAATATGGTGACTTACTCTTACCCAGGGGAGTGAAtaagagcagaggggagagaacaTTTTCCTGGAATGAAACACACCCTGCTCTTTCACTTTCCTTTTTGTATACATCCAGATGTTTCAGCTGGGGTTCACGCTTTCTCTGCATCCTTCTAACTATCCCCTCTCTCAGTTCAGGTCACATCCACTACTGCCGAGACCACTATTCCAACTCTTACTGTGACCAGGGCTGTGAAAGTGCAGCCTGTGGCTGGGACGGGAGTGACTGTCACAGGCACCACAGCCCTCTGTGGGCTAAGGGTACCCTGCTCCTGCACACCCACGTCCCCCTGCAACACGGCACATTTTCCAACAGTTCCCTTCTCTGGGCCCTCAGCACCCTCCTGCAGACGCCCCTCAAACTGCGCGGCACGGTGCCCCTTGACCCCAGCAAGGACCTCTTCACCTTTAATCCCCAGCAGCTCGAAAACCTGCTGGCTCAAGCTTCTTCGGATGACTCAAATGGGTAACTATGAAGAGATTGTGATTTTGCTTCCCCTATTTAAACAAAAACTTTAACCTATGTTATTTTGTTAACATCTCATCAATGTtctcactccccatctctctgaaACAGATCTCTCCTATTCCTGCAAGTGGATAACAGGCCGTGCTCCCGTCTTCCTTCTACCTGTTTCCCCTACGCCATCGAAGCAGCTAACTTCCTGCGGGCTGCTACGTCATCGACTCGTGTGTCGGTCCCCTCTCACCCAGAATTAAAGGCCATTATTAGTgtaagaggggttggggaggaaataggagggagagaggaggacccaGTTGAGGAAAAGGAGGACACTAATGATGGTATGTATCCTGTTacatagtttgtgtgtgtgtgtgtgtgtgtgtgtgtgtgtgtgtgtgtgtgtgtgtgtgtgtgtgtgtgtgtgtgtgtgtgtgtgtgtgtgtgtgtgtgtgtgtgtgtgtgtgtgtgtgtgtgtgcgtgcgtgcgtgcgtgcgtgcgtgtgtgtgtgtgagtaccacCTAATATCTCTGCCCCCCATCTCCACACAGGGGCAACACCTCCATGGATATGGGCTGTGATCGGCGTGGCAACGGGCCTGGTACTGGCTTTGGTCTTGATGGTTGTCTTGGTGATCAGAAGGGTGAGACGAcgacgagaggagagggagggaggaggagagagggttaggcaCAGATCCACTGTCACTGAGAATGACAGCGGAGCCAATGTGGCCAAGGCATGGGCACAGCACACACCCCACCGAGAGCAGAGgggcaggacagggagagagaaaggcaggaaTGGGATAAAGAAGAAGAAAGCGAAGGAGGCTGAGAAGAAAAGACGCAGAGAGCCACTGGGGGAGGATGCCCTTCGACTGCGGTGAGTGAAGATGAATGATTATGGGAGAAGTTAGAGGATGTTCAGTCTAGTAAATCAACAGCGCTGTGATCAGATAACAGTTTGCTTCATTGTAATGGGTTGTATGGCTTTCAGTTGTTTCCATGACGGTCATTTTAACCTAACTCAACTTTTACTCTGTCTGTTAGATAAAACTGTTGTGTTGTACTATCTCTAATTTACAcaatactagtgatactgtagtaATATCACTAAGTATGCACAAAGTACTGCTATTCAGAGCATAAACGTATGATTTCAGGCCCCTGAAAAAGGACCTGGATATTGGAAGTGACACTGACTTTACCCAGAGTTCTATGGAGGACATCAACAGGTCCATCTGTGACCACCGAACGCAAGAGCAGAAGCACTACCGCAGCCCCCCGAGCCACCCACAATCACCCACACAACGTAACATCACCTCCTGATCATGGTTAACATACTGTATTAGTAGGCTTGTAAAATGACTCATTGTTCCTTTACATTAATTTGTCACAGAATAATTTAGGGTTTGCACAATGTAACTACGCAAGTAACTAAATTGACTTTCAGCTCCACTTTTAGCCCCCccaagaggatgggagagaaatgCTGTCCCGTCGACACATCACAGAACACCCAATCAAGTGAGTTCCATACATATTCTACATAAATGTCAATATGTTTATTTCAATTGTAGATTACGCTGGTTGTAATTTACAGTATTCCATTTTGACTGTACCAAACATTATTATGACAGTCTGCTTCGGTTCAATGGTGTGGTCCAGATGGGTCAGTGGTCCTGATTCGTGCGGTCCGGAGTGGGCTTGACCGTGTGGTTCTGGAGCTGCTACGAGCTGGGGTGCCGGTCAACAACACAGACCACACTGGTATCACTTTACTCTCCCAATTTCCCAATTACATTATTAACCTAAATTTAGGCTAGACGGTAAAAAAACAAAGTTAACTGAACTTCCCTGTAGAGTATCATGGGAGGattattgtgcaaatgtattttaaaaatcaATATTGCATGGAACAAATATCCATAAATGTTATATAGCTTCCATGGGTGTAATAACGACCGTATAAACACACTGCCTCACATACATATTACTATATTGTATTACTTTGAGGGTTTGAGTAACCAGTGTAActgatctcatctctctctggtcCTCCCCATGTgccccttcccttctcttctgtTCTGGTAAAACCTCCATGGCTTCCCACTCTTCCCTTCCATTCCTCTCTACAGCACCCCTGCTGCCCCCCTCTCAAACTGATACAGAAGTTAATGTGCCCTAGTGCCCAGGCAGTGTGGATGTACCATATTAACCTTcattgctcttctctctctctctctctctctgtctctctctctctctctctcacgcactatctctcgctctctccctctcgggcTGATTCCCTAGTCCCTCACCATCATTTTCATTCTCATTTCCTCCCTTTCAaaatctccctcttccccatctttCACCATTTGGGCTTGACTCTGTTGTATAATGTTTGTTCACTGGCTGActtactccctctctttctgtactGAACTCTCACCTTCCTTCCCTTACCTTCCTCCACTTGAAATGCACTCTCTCTCCCAGGGAGATCAGCCCTCCACTGGGCATGCTCAGTTAACCACCTCTCCTTGACAAGAACCCTCACTCGCTACGGTGCTGCGGTGGACCTACAGGACAACAAGGTACCAAGGCCAGCAGAAGCCTCTGCTTTAATGATTCTTCACATACTTGTATGAAGATTTAGGAAGAGGAACTTCGAAGAAACTATGTTCAGTTAAATCTGCGTAGAATGTTTAAACTTTAGGGCACTCCAATATTATTTCTTCGACACTCCCATTCTGATATATACCACTCCCATTATCTGATAGGGTGAGACTGCTCTGTTCCTCTCCGCCCTCCACGGTTGCTACGACACCGCCCGGTTCCTGCTCCTGAACGGGGCAAATCAGGATCTGTCTGATCGCAGAGGACGCCGGGCACTGGATGTTGCCCGAGAGGGCATGCATCATCAAGTCCTGGAGCTCCTATTGGCTCACAGGGTTCAGAGAGGGCCTATTCCTATGGAGCAAGCCAATGATATGCTGTGGGATGAGCGTGCCTTTCTGTATAGCCAATGGGTGAATTCCCCTGGGCTTCCTGGGAGAAGTGCCTCCTTCTCTGGTGTCATAGGGCATCGGGATATGTCTTCGCCTCCACCAAGGTAAAGTCTTGTGGCATTTGGCACATCTACTCACAATAACATTTAGCAATTTACTCATCTTGATAAGGCAAATTCATCACTGCCTACTCATATGATCTCCCTCTTCTTTTGACAGTGATTTATCAATGGGCAGGGTGCAGTGCCCTTCCCCTCAGAACTGGCGGCCACAGCTCAACCAATCAGCAACCGCATTGGTTACCCCAAGGATCATGGGGCGTCCACCAAGACCAATCAGCACTCTACAGGAGGTTACCTCAGAGGACGAAGATCGTGAAAGGCCCCAGGAAGTCCCGAGAGCAGCGACACCGCACTTCCTGTTACCCCAGCCTGCTCCTCGACAGCGGTCCTTCTCCTGTACCCAGAATGCACTGCAGCGTCGCTCCAGTTCACAGCAGCCCGAACCGACTTATGTTGCCTTATCAGAGAAAATAGCCACTGAGCCCATAGAAAGAGTGATCGTAGTCCCACCTACAGATGCTCCCACCCAATCAGATCGCAGATCAATAGTCGATAGTAGCGACAACCCCAGGAGGGCAGCGCCAGAGATTGAGGCAGCAAGTTTTAAAAAGGCAGAACAGAAAGCCCGAAGTGAGAAGCTAAATAACCACATGCCTGACTCGAACCAAACAGCTTTGTAAGGGGGCTCTGCTGTGAGATATCATGCTGAAATTACCCCAAATACCATCATGTCAATCATGTGCTGTTTACATTTTCTGTAAAAGGCCCCTTGCTCCTAAATAACAGTAGACTGACAGAAGGGATATAAACTCAGTCAATAAATGAGTAACTTCAATTACTCTAAATATCTAAATCAATAAAAGATTAATGTGCATTTTTTTCTTATTCTGCCATATTAGGAGGTGACCTGTCTCTCTTATGCTAATATCAACCAATCAAGACAAACCAACTGACTGTGAATACAGAGTCTTTATTgtaaaagaggtagagagaatacAGGTGTTTTTCACTCACTGTACAGAATGACAGCACTGTTGATATACTCATTCAAACTGTTAACATAACCAGCACACATACTTCATTCatgatagacacacacagacaaacaagcCCAGTAGaaaagagaaaacaaacacacaaaatcTTTGGATTTTCTCTATTGCCCCCACAATCCTCTAAATGCAACAATATCTGACCTTTAAACTAAAATCCTAAAATATTTGTAACAGCATTAATAATATAGCCTAATAAAACAATGGTAATGCAATTTCCCAAGCCTCCCTGCCCACATACCACAGTAACATATAAAGTAGTGGAAAACAAAACCCATGATCCCAATACAaaacatctcacacacacacacacacacacacacacacacacacacacacacacacacacacacacacacacacacacacacacacacacacacacacacacacacacacacacacacacacacacacacacacacacacacacacacacacacacacacacacaaacataatgaACATGGACATAATATCATTGGACAGTAAGAAACAGAAAAGACATACAAAAACTGTAGCCAAGTAAGAGTGATATCATTCTTTCAGTCTTTTTCCATTTTCTTTCCATCTATGTCATCGACACAAAGTGGACGGGGCCATCAGTCAGACTCCCCTGAGTGGTCGTTTCCTGGGGAAGTGGCAGAGGGGGGTGTGTTTTGCCCTTGCCAGTTCCCATTAGTCTGCCAAAGACAAAAAGACATGTGGTGACTTGTAGTGGCATTAACCTACATTAACCCCTCTCCACTCTAATACATCTCCTCCACAAGGTTGTTGTTGTGAATGAGAATGTGCTCTCAAATAGTTACGAGCTAAAATAAAGATGATATGTAACATGATGTAAATGACAGTGAAGTTCCATACTTGTGCTCCCATGTAGACAGGCTGCTCTCCATTCATTGGTGGAACACCCAGGAAAAGGTCTGGTCCAGTGAGTGAGAAGCCCCCCGATCCTGTGGAGGAACAAAAGGGGAGAGGTATTTAATAAAGGCTATTAGGCCTACAACAtcaacctggtcccagatctgatcctGTGGAGGAACAAAAGGGGAGATGTCTTTAATAAGGGCTACTAGGCCTACAACAtcaacctggtcccagatctgatcctGTGGAGGAACAAAAGGGGAGATGTCTTTAATAAAGCCAATTAGGCCTACAACAtcaacctggtcccagatctgatcctGTGGAGGAACAAAAGGGGAGACGTCTTTAATAAGGGCTATTAGGCCTACAACAtcaacctggtcccagatctgatcctGTGGAGGAACAAAAGGGGAGACGTCTTTAATAAGGGCTATTAGGCCTACAACATCAGCCTCGTCCCAGATCTGATTGCGCTGTAAAACCGACTTCTATTGTTGGGcatggagttggcaagacagaACAAAAGGCCCAATTCCAACATAGAAAATGACACCTTTCTCAAGCAGGCCTTTCCTatgcacttctcagtagttgtAATTCAGACGTATTTTATTCAGTTGCGTAATGGGCTTTGCAGACATGGTTCGATTGCGTGTGCTGATTAAATGTAATTCaactgctgaaaaccctcccacttgctgggCAACAGATGTTTCCTTCAATAGGGGTTTCAGCACATTTATtttaagccatccctttaaatatgGTGTACCCTTTAAGTTCAGTGACAGACTCAACATAATATATAttcctcttgctgctctgtaACACAAAAACACTAACAACCCATCCATTTCTACTACCAAATGAACCATAAACTCAAAACAGTTTGTATCACTAGGCCTGGCTTCCTTTCCTCAGCTCTTACCTGTTGAGTTGGGCGTGTGTGGAGAGTCCTCGCTCTGTGTCGCCACGATGGCCGTCTTCATGGCATAGATGTTGGCCTCCTCTTGGAACTTCCCAATGTTCTTCTTGTAGCGGATTCTCTTGTTTCCAAACCAGTTGCACACCTGTTCAGTTAACAAGCCAGTAAGAAGCTGGTCAATGGAGTCAACTGTATATGGGCGTATCAACGGGTGAGCTAATAGTAAATATATGACGCATATACTTATGACACAAGGTTACCTGAGAGACAGTGATGCTACACTGTTTGGCTAGTTCTTCTTTGGCCTCTTCACTGGGGTAAGGGTTGGCAAGATGGGAGTAGAAATACTCATTCAGGACTTCCGTCGCCTGCTTGCTGAAGTTTCGTCTCTTACGCCTGACAACACAAAGGTGAGTGTGATGAGAGTAGTCATGCAACCCAGGCAGAAGTATACGTttcacagtaacagtaacaactgATATTGACACACAATAGTCATTCACAACCtgcactgtaataacatgattaTGCTCTGTAAATAatcatgggaattgatgtaaaatatatcactagccactttaaacaatgctacttaatataatgtttacataccctacattattcatctcatatgtatacatatatactgtactctatatcatctgctgcatctttatgtaatacatgtatcattagccactttaaactatgccactttgtttacatactcatctcatatgtatatactgtactcgataccatctactgcatcttgcctatgccaccctgtaccatcactcattcatatatctttatgtaccgtaattgctggactattaagcgcacctgaatataaaccgcacccactgaattattaaagaatatgtattttgtacataaataagccgcacatgtctataagccgcaggtgcctaccggtatattgaaacaaatgaactttacacagcctttaaacgaaacacggcttgtaacaaaaataaataggctttaacgaaacatggcttgtaacaaaaattaaaacagtagcctaccaagaaagtcattggtcactatcttcctcctcctgtgcactgaaaccactgaagtcatctccttcggtgtcggagttgaatagcctcagaattgcttcatccgatgttggatcgttttcattgtcgctctcgtcactttcatccggaggcaaataccccgctgagctcatgctgccccttcaacacgcagcagtccagccttttgaaacccgttgatgatagtggattttttggcAATGCTCTacactgtcaggacccactggcagacttcaccataagatgctcttcgcctgcggcccgttttagtgaaggatttctccccacttgtcatccaagcctcccactgaacaaggagcgccaccttaaatgcacgatttacactgatgtcgagtggctgcaaatactttgggccatctgcttttcttccctctgaaagcttttgttttctttctgcactgagtcagttcctcacgctgctgtttctaatgtcttatcatcgactcattaaggccaagctcccgtgcagcagctctattttcttttccaacagccagatttatcgccttcaacttgaaagctgcatcatatgcatttgtccgcgtctttgccatgatgagggtgacaaaattactaccgtaatcagaatgatgggaagtttgagcgcgctcgatttacgtcaaattatgtgacggtgctcagttatttggcggcatgaatcttgtgaaagcgggaaaaatccataaattagccgcgtcgttgtataaaccgcgaggttcaaagtgtgggaataaagtagcggcttatagtccggaaattacggtacatattctttatccctttacacttgtgtgtataaggtagtagttttggaattgttagttagattactcgttggttattactgcattgtcggaactagaagcacaagcatttcgctacactcgcattaacatctgctaaccatgtgtatgtgacaaataaatttgatttgaaatatgacTGGTATGACCATGAACCACTGTTCATTTATGGAATGttttattcttcattaaagatacTACCTGTATATGAATTGTCAGTCACTGTCATGGCAAGTTTTGACAGGTGTTATGTCACCCCAATAACAGTGTTACACGCTGACCTGGCGTCGAGGAAGCGGGACCTCAGGATCATGACGGCCTCGCAGGTGCTCTGCTTGAGTTGTGTCTGGATGGAGCTGAACTTGCGGTGGATGATGGCCACCATACGCTCAATCTCCCTCGGTGACACAGGCCGCGTACGTGACTGCTCCCTCAGCAGGTTCATCACGTGGGTAGTGAACTCACTACAGGCCTACaggagacacggagagagagagggagagggggattggAGACAGATATGACAGTCAGTTGGGCTCAAAGGATGGAAGTCAACAACGGGCCGACACTGTTGACGTCGGTCATTTATGTTCATGTTCAATTATCTCACCGAAATTATAACATCACCTCATTTTAGTTTACTTCGCTAAAGGGTGTAATTTTCAGTGTGTGCAAAGTGTCAAGTCCCTCCACCTCAATTCAAGTACAGCCACTGACCCCAGCACACATGTACAGTGTATGTCAGAGTTGATTTGAGTATGAATCCGGCCCACTGCTCTTTGACTCACCCACCCTCTATCTTCCCAACACTTTACTATCTCTTCAATAAAgcaaaaaaacaatacaaaagGATTGGGACTGCCCACTGcttgaaaaaacaacaactagaAAAGTACCTGGTCATATTTCTCCATCTCAGTGTGATAGATGTTGCGAATCTGGCTCAACTTGCTTTTGTAGTCGGAGTGTTCCAGTGAGCTGTCTGGAGACATGCCTCCAGAGCTGGTGGCTGCGGACACCGCCGCTGCCGCCCCGCCACCTTTCTCCGGCCCAGCCACACCCTCCGCCAGCAGCATGTTGTCCAATCGCACCAGCTGTGGGTCCTGTGATTCTTCCTCCTGAGCATTTCGCATTGATAGGCCTGCAACAAGAGAGGTCTGTCAATCTGATTCATGGTAAACTAAGTTACAATGTCTcctattacactgaacaaaaatataaatgcagcatgcaacattttcaaatatgttactgagttacagttcatataaggtcaattgaaatacattcattaggccctaacctatggatttcacatgaatgggaatacagatatgcatctgttggtcacagatacataaaaaaatgaaaataaaagtaGGGGCTTTTTATGAAAACCAGCCAGTATCTGGTAtggccaccatttgcctcatgcagcgcaacacatctccttcacattgagttgatcaggctgtttattgtggcctctggaatattgtcccactcctcttcaatggctgtgcgaagttgctggatattggcggtaACTGGAAaacactgtcgtacacgtcaatccagagcatcccaaacctgctcaatgggtgacattgtgcaggtcatggaagaactgggaaatgttcagcttccaggaactgtgtacagatccttgtgacatggggccttACATTATCATgcgaaacatgagatgatggcggcagatgaatggcacgacaatgggcctcaggatctcgtcatggtatctctgtgcattcaaatttccatatataattgtgttcgttgttcgtagcttatgcctgcccataccataatctCACCGCCACCATAGGGTGCTCTGTTCACAACGCACaacagcaaaccactcgcccacatgacaccatacacactgtctgccatctgcccggtacagtgaaaactgggattcatccgcgaagagcacacttctcctgcgTGCCATATCCaatgaaggtgagcatttgcccactgaagtcgattACGCCGCCGAACTGAAGTCAGGTAAAGAAATTATTCTGTTGTACATTTCCACAGTTTCATCACCAGTCCGGATGGCtgttctcagacgatcccgcaggtgaagaagccggatgtggaggtcatggactggcgtggttacacattgtctgctttgtgaggctggttggatgtaccgccaaattctctaaaacaacgttagaggcggcttatggtagagaaattaacagtactttctctggcaacagctctggtggacattcctgcagtctgcatACCAATTGCACACTACCTAAATTTATCTGTGAcataactgcacattttagagaggcctTTTACTGTCCTCCGCAcatggtgcacctgtgtaattaatgatcatgccgtttaatcagcttcctgaaatgccacacctgtctggtggattgattatcttggcaaaggagaaatgcacactaacagggatgtaaacaaatttgtgcacaaaatttcgtatggaaaatttctgggatattttatttcagctcatgaaacatgggacactttacatgttgcgtttacatttttgttcagtgtatattaaaaTATTATCCCTCTGAGGTACAGACTTGGAGAAGCACTTTGTGGATGAAACAAATGAAGGAAGGGTCATCTTGCGGTAATATTTGAAAAGTCATCATACACAATACATCTTTGTTGAAAATGTAAAATAGCTAAATAATTTTCTAACTGTCATCTAACTGCATGGATTATGCGCAACTCATTATTATTGTGATGGAGCCAACATCTTCTTCTGTTTCATCACAGATGGCCAGAAACTTTTAAACGAATTAGCAACAAGTTTAAAATCAAACAAAGGGTTTCAATTAGTGAAAATTAACTTACCTGTTTTCTCTTTGATCTCACATAAGACGCTGAACAAAGC of Oncorhynchus gorbuscha isolate QuinsamMale2020 ecotype Even-year linkage group LG15, OgorEven_v1.0, whole genome shotgun sequence contains these proteins:
- the LOC123997696 gene encoding pre-B-cell leukemia transcription factor 1-like, with amino-acid sequence MLQQQPLTGNGPSNGRGLGLSSHPGMHPLNSVHPSSHHRSDGDTGHEGAENGHESRRDIGDILQQIMTITDQSLDEAQAKKHALNCHRMKPALFSVLCEIKEKTGLSMRNAQEEESQDPQLVRLDNMLLAEGVAGPEKGGGAAAAVSAATSSGGMSPDSSLEHSDYKSKLSQIRNIYHTEMEKYDQACSEFTTHVMNLLREQSRTRPVSPREIERMVAIIHRKFSSIQTQLKQSTCEAVMILRSRFLDARRKRRNFSKQATEVLNEYFYSHLANPYPSEEAKEELAKQCSITVSQVCNWFGNKRIRYKKNIGKFQEEANIYAMKTAIVATQSEDSPHTPNSTGSGGFSLTGPDLFLGVPPMNGEQPVYMGAQTNGNWQGQNTPPSATSPGNDHSGESD